One window of Alosa sapidissima isolate fAloSap1 chromosome 21, fAloSap1.pri, whole genome shotgun sequence genomic DNA carries:
- the ash1l gene encoding histone-lysine N-methyltransferase ASH1L translates to MDQRTQGGPTTPPPLSATAPAGEREKEGVGGKKEEEDEKRKKEREGPQSQSQSQSESGAGTEGTPGDPSQQPQQQLPPQQSPQFSVKEATYAEGNVKMKIGLQAKRMKKPPKIMEDYVCRPAFRATVRHTGRGGGRGSRGAGGANDTTTTTTTAANASATTTAATTTTTANTTTPGGRTQSPSLGKESEKSQSAGTRPAPPPAQTPPHQAPPTSTSPITPVNGSPPAKRAPPKLVSKSESKPEGKATASAERPLNLHRPLPDSKLHSSTKKAPLAQPNAALANSSPSPPAPPAPSNHEPKMDGVMMKPPQFAFGEAQREQDRGVPGWGGSSTVTEKLAQLIATCPPTKCPKQPKVRRPSPSPSHSNSVPLISNLQRPERAMANRATYSRIQHLSPPPPVSRPPGRPYGSRNKDSVMDKLTTSSRKEESDGGVKGNASSGSSISCTATATTTTAATSSALHYGNSRLTTANDSNDGNNNNNSSSNSSNNNIIKTQSRLTHGSPHSSSSPTLSSSSSSSSSSSLDQRTGSGSTHIGASSMLGPRPRPSPSRTEESGEKDRERGERDGKDGPRDLSKGSSPSGLGKSEAKERERGFVLAARGERGKSSSPAKNSPLRDSRPSRTASPAEPGTRRNTSPSEPSGGSPPPPLSDSAPGSPGSPAEQDNKPLKKRRGRRPRWTRVVNRSQKAAQDAALSQAKPGMPMSALGPNPPPVRRPVGRPPNPNKVQVPPAVPQLFDAPPKKRGRPKSKMPRLDAPARGRPPLKLATSKVFSSFKSKEEQDPPVLHPEVDLNPPKPMPRKRGRPKRLPPTLPQEGQPPTLAPEQGDSGDKTFRSKGNGQLIMKTIIGKINKMKTVKRKRLLSQILLGSGVGPEGESRVAGTSTTNTVAAATQSLSSLAATFGGKLGPQINVSKKGTIYMGKRRGRKPKAAANPPAGAPTPPPEPFLSPNMSSPHHPHPSQSLQSQQHHQLPPTDVFPSPSLSQSSGGQSPISDASFVEPGSVHCTHCSHGHHGHHGFPFAPPTFSAPSPRSLGPMGSGSGLASAASQKKSSCRGYHHHHHHYRTHYHYRKVSPPRPLLPTSPAPLSELKEATPSPVSESHSEETVPSDSGIGTDNNSTSDRGEKAGGAGLGGVGMPQGVASGLLMPGVMGSAVGVGAGLSPRGRKRHASSVLIDRPSPSPSPLGARSSPDPRRAHPAAGPASALVGHKEKHKHKCKRRGHACPAYDKLKRQKRKRKKKYLQLRSRRQDPDFLAELDEICVRLSDIRISHRTPAMRLGSSLALGAAGAGGTGRGATLGSGRSSGGSANPPPHHYLHRDLLPTIFRINFSGYYSPHPAYPCDSLHYVRKPDLKKKRGRPPKLRESMSEVPFVPGLGFPLSSGGFYHPSYSVPYSSAPLGLGYYRGYPPASALYPHPHHQPPHSAAAHHPHHSPSFPPPPPPSYMHHHPSHLLLNPSKFHKKKHKLLRQEYLGGGRSPVLYPPMAPELSFGWHHKHKHRHKHRERCGGPDEQLERGGSAERAERAERGERGDGVGLGRGERGGGGGGGGGAGGAGGMEALQHCRFGRDGSAESAGKPTSSSAAAASANSPSSSSSSSAERYKRKEASASCLGPSRLALGSRGHTSADSWFRVGTAEADYGKLSHHSAGQPGAFSDGHAAQPIGCSDSEEDEGLSPAEDDAEPPSAQHTNLFASALTRSSMRPGRGRRPASSDGGGGGLARLDRSLRKDRSTSAERRETGELSQPVCPQPVCVDETTRDEEASLLLQRVLRSTVWTSNGMWHVPDTRSQLHCGGLYTTTSSSSSRYQGGMQTRGANPSDCMDAGLLSRHHHLHHHHHHPHHPHHHQHHQHHQQQQQQQQLSLHPSLSHPHSTSISGRPIGLPTSSSCCRGDSSPSRHGSSSSSSGQRGAQAPPPPPPPPPPPKNNLHHVNKILRAKKLQRQARTGNNMVKKRGPGRPRKYPLPSPPPSPPPPAPPPALAHAQPAHGPELARQRDRERAGREAGDTVTDAIESVVQQGQQRRRGRKRKRWEEEERDEEEEEEAAAAEEEEDAAGEERGGDEEEEEEEEEGEEEEEEQTAGREEEAGASRARAGPGGAGGGRGWLTQEEMHCFRSALERKPEGQASVAEGPSPAPAPAPVEQAPPTAVPTQREKRASRPPKKKFQKAGLYSDVYKTEDPRSQLLQLKKEKLEYIPGEHEYGLFPAPIHVGKYLRLKRIDFQLPYDILWLWKHDQLYKRPDVPLYKKIRSNVYVDVKPLSGYEATTCNCRAPEDHAEKGCQDDCLNRMIFAECSQGTCPCGDQCDNQHIQRHEWVQCLERFRAEGKGWGIRTKESLRAGQFIIEYLGEVVSEHEFRNRMMEQYFSHSGHYCLNLDSGMVIDSYRMGNEARFINHSCEPNCEMQKWSVNGVYRIGLFALKDMPSGTELTYDYNFHSFNTEEQQACKCGSEECRGIIGGKSQRINGLPPKASGSGAGARRLGRFKEKRKSKHQLKKREEESSDSSKFYPHLLMKPMSNRERNFVLKHRVFLLRNWERMREKQEMLKREGERERERDNSSLSAYTRWGGVIRDDGNIKSDVFLTQFSALQTSRSVRTRRLAAAEENTEVTRTARLAHIFKEICDMITSYKDSAGQTLAAPLLNLPSRKRNTQYYEKVSDPLDLSTIEKQILTGHYKTVEAFDSDMLKVFRNAEKYYGRKSAVGRDVCRLRKAYYGARHEAAVQIDEIVGETASEADSSDSLERDHAHHHHHHGSAGSHDKDDDIIRCICGMYKDEGLMIQCEKCMVWQHCDCMRLEAEVEHYLCEQCDPRPVDREVPMVPQPSYAQAGSIYYICLLRDDLLLHQGDCVYLMRDSKRTPEGQPVRQSYRLLSHINREKLDIFRIEKLWKNEKGERFAFGHHYFRPHETHHSPSRRFYQNELFRVPLYEIIPLEAVVGPCCVLDLYTYCKGRPKGVKEQDVYICDYRLDKSAHLFYKIHRNRYPVCTKPYAFNHFPKRLAPKRDFSPHYVPDNYKRNGGRSAWKSERPKGPTPCEDEDRGSAPFPRDTEEVGTRGGGAGGGGVGGGAAPGLEQEPDAPQDETSGALGRLQPGTQPHPPGEADEEEEEPEEEAEELEEQREMGEGSAERVGGGGGGEGGGGGEASEAVPSSSSSPLHHSAPLSRREAQRDRLNKILLELLHRAPSKQVIDVTYLLEEGSGRKLRRRTLGLGDLVGRK, encoded by the exons ATGGATCAGAGGACTCAGGGGGGACCTACCACGCCACCCCCCCTCTCCGCCACAGCTCCCGCAGGCGAGCGCGAGAAGGAGGGCGTGGGTgggaaaaaagaggaagaggacgagaagaggaagaaggaacGCGAGGGgccacagtcacagtcacagtcacagtcGGAGTCTGGCGCAGGCACCGAGGGGACGCCAGGTGACCCTTCCCAGCAACCGCAGCAGCAGCTGCCGCCGCAACAGTCCCCTCAGTTCTCCGTTAAAGAGGCCACGTACGCGGAGGGCAACGTCAAGATGAAGATCGGCCTGCAGGCCAAACGCATGAAGAAGCCCCCCAAGATCATGGAGGACTACGTGTGCCGACCGGCCTTCCGGGCCACCGTACGACACAccgggagaggagggggaaggggaAGTCGGGGAGCAGGAGGGGCGAacgacaccaccaccaccaccaccaccgccgccaatgcctctgccaccaccaccgctgccaccaccaccaccacagccaacacCACCACGCCTGGCGGGCGCACACAGAGCCCGTCGCTCGGGAAAGAGTCGGAGAAGAGTCAGAGCGCCGGCACGCGGCCTGCCCCGCCTCCAGCCCAGACTCCTCCCCATCAAGCCCCGCCCACATCCACAAGCCCCATCACTCCAGTCAATGGAAGCCCACCGGCTAAGAGG GCTCCCCCAAAACTGGTCAGTAAGTCCGAGAGCAAACCTGAGGGGAAGGCGACGGCCTCAGCGGAGAGACCCCTAAATCTCCACCGCCCGCTGCCGGACTCAAAGTTGCACTCCTCCACCAAGAAAGCTCCCCTGGCGCAGCCGAACGCCGCCCTGGCCAACTCCAGCCCGTCTCCCCCGGCACCCCCGGCGCCCTCCAACCACGAGCCCAAGATGGACGGCGTCATGATGAAGCCGCCCCAGTTTGCGTTCGGCGAGGCTCAGCGGGAGCAGGACCGCGGGGTCCCCGGCTGGGGAGGCTCGTCCACCGTCACCGAGAAGCTGGCGCAGCTCATCGCCACCTGCCCCCCCACCAAGTGCCCCAAGCAGCCTAAAGTGCGCCGGCCCTCCCCGTCGCCCTCGCACAGCAACTCGGTCCCCCTCATCTCCAACCTGCAGCGGCCCGAGAGGGCCATGGCCAACAGGGCCACCTACTCCCGCATCCAGCACCTGTCCCCTCCACCGCCTGTCTCACGGCCCCCCGGCCGGCCTTACGGTTCACGCAACAAAGACAGTGTCATGGACAAGCTGACCACCAGCTCCCGGAAAGAGGAATCCGATGGTGGGGTCAAAGGGAACGCCAGCAGCGGTAGCAGCATCAGCTGCACCGCCACagcaaccaccaccaccgccgccaccaGCTCTGCCCTTCACTATGGCAACAGTCGCTTAACCACCGCCAACGACAGCAACGatggcaacaacaacaataacagcagcagcaacagcagcaacaacaacatcatcaaGACTCAGTCACGGCTCACGCACGGTTCGCctcactcctcttcctcacccaccctgtcctcctcttcctcctcttcctcgtcttcGTCATTAGACCAGAGAACAGGAAGCGGCTCCACACACATAGGGGCCTCATCCATGCTGGGCCCTCGACCGAGGCCCAGTCCCTCCCGGACGGAGGAGAGCGGCGAGAAGGACAGAGAGCGAGGAGAGCGCGACGGCAAGGACGGCCCCAGAGACTTGAGCAAAGGCTCGTCCCCCTCTGGGCTGGGGAAGTCGGAGgcgaaggagagggagaggggcttTGTCCTGGCCGCCAGAGGCGAGCGCGGAAAGAGCTCCAGCCCGGCCAAGAACAGCCCGCTCCGGGACAGCCGACCCAGCCGGACGGCGAGCCCGGCCGAGCCTGGGACGCGCCGGAACACCTCCCCGTCCGAGCCCTCGGGCGGCAGTCCGCCGCCACCTCTCAGCGACTCGGCGCCGGGGTCCCCAGGGTCGCCGGCCGAGCAGGACAACAAGCCGCTAAAGAAGCGCCGAGGTCGCCGGCCGCGGTGGACGCGCGTGGTCAACCGCTCCCAGAAGGCCGCACAGGACGCTGCTTTGAGCCAGGCCAAGCCTGGCATGCCTATGTCGGCCCTGGGGCCCAACCCACCTCCCGTCCGGAGACCCGTGGGGCGACCCCCGAACCCCAACAAGGTGCAGGTGCCCCCTGCCGTCCCACAGCTCTTCGACGCCCCGCCGAAGAAGAGGGGACGCCCCAAGTCCAAGATGCCCCGCCTGGACGCCCCGGCCCGTGGGAGACCCCCTCTCAAGTTGGCCACCTCCAAGGTGTTCTCCAGCTTTAAGTCCAAAGAAGAACAGGACCCCCCGGTACTGCACCCTGAGGTGGACCTCAACCCCCCCAAGCCCATGCCGCGAAAGCGGGGGCGCCCCAAGCGCCTTCCCCCTACACTGCCCCAGGAAGGCCAACCCCCTACATTAGCTCCAGAGCAAGGCGACTCCGGCGACAAGACCTTCCGCAGCAAGGGCAACGGCCAGCTCATCATGAAGACCATCATCGGCAAAATCAACAAGATGAAGACGGTGAAGCGCAAGCGGCTGCTGAGCCAGATCCTGCTGGGGTCAGGGGTCGGGCCGGAGGGCGAGAGCAGAGTGGCCGGAACCAGCACGACCAACACGGTGGCGGCCGCCACGCAGTCCCTGTCGTCCCTGGCCGCAACGTTCGGAGGGAAGCTGGGGCCCCAGATCAACGTCAGCAAGAAGGGCACCATCTACATGGGCAAGAGGAGGGGACGCAAGCCCAAAGCGGCGGCTAACCCCCCTGCGGGGGCCCCGACGCCCCCTCCAGAGCCCTTCCTGTCCCCCAACATGTCCTCCCCGCACCACCCGCACCCCTCCCAGTCTCTGCAGagccagcagcaccaccagctTCCCCCGACCGATGTCTTCCCCTCGCCGTCTCTCTCGCAGTCCAGCGGCGGGCAGAGCCCCATCAGCGATGCCAGCTTCGTGGAGCCCGGCTCGGTGCACTGCACCCACTGCAGCCACGGGCACCACGGGCACCACGGCTTCCCCTTCGCACCGCCGACCTTCTCCGCGCCTTCGCCGCGCTCCCTGGGGCCCATGGGCTCTGGCTCGGGTTTGGCCTCGGCGGCGTCTCAGAAGAAGTCCTCCTGCCGcggctaccaccaccaccaccaccactaccggACGCACTACCACTACAGGAAGGTGTCGCCACCCCGGCCACTGCTGCCCACCTCGCCCGCTCCGCTGAGCGAGCTGAAGGAGGCCACCCCGTCGCCGGTCAGCGAGTCGCACAGCGAGGAGACGGTGCCCAGCGACAGCGGCATTGGCACTGACAACAACAGCACGTCCGACCGCGGCGAGAAGGCAGGAGGTGCCGGACTCGGTGGCGTCGGGATGCCCCAGGGTGTCGCCAGCGGCCTTCTCATGCCAGGGGTCATGGGGTCGGCCGTGGGCGTCGGGGCGGGTCTCAGCCCGCGTGGCAGAAAGAGACATGCCTCCTCGGTCCTGATTGACCGACCCTCGCCTTCTCCCTCACCCCTGGGGGCCCGGTCGTCCCCCGACCCGCGGCGGGCTCACCCGGCCGCCGGCCCGGCCTCGGCACTGGTCGGGCACAAGGAGAAGCACAAGCACAAGTGCAAACGGCGGGGGCACGCGTGCCCGGCCTACGACAAGCTCAAGCGCCAGAAGCGCAAGCGCAAGAAGAAGTACCTGCAGTTGCGCTCACGCCGCCAGGACCCCGACTTCCTGGCCGAGCTGGACGAGATCTGCGTGCGCCTGAGCGACATCCGCATCTCCCACCGCACGCCCGCCATGCGTCTGGGCAGCAGCCTGGCGCTGGGCGCCGCAGGCGCGGGGGGAACCGGCAGGGGCGCCACCCTCGGTAGCGGGCGCAGTAGCGGCGGCAGTGCCAACCCACCGCCCCACCACTACCTGCACCGAGACCTGTTGCCCACCATCTTCCGCATCAACTTCAGCGGCTACTACTCGCCCCACCCCGCCTACCCCTGCGACTCCCTGCACTATGTCCGCAAGCCCGACCTCAAGAAGAAACGCGGTCGCCCCCCTAAGCTGCGTGAGTCCATGTCCGAGGTGCCCTTCGTGCCCGGTCTCGGCTTCCCCCTCTCCAGCGGTGGCTTCTACCACCCTTCCTACAGCGTTCCCTACTCCTCTGCCCCTCTGGGGCTGGGCTACTATCGCGGTTACCCCCCGGCGAGCGCCCTCTACCCCCACCCGCACCACCAGCCTCCCCACTCGGCCGCCGCGCACCACCCGCACCactccccctccttccctccgCCACCCCCGCCCTCCTACATGCACCACCACCCCTCGCACCTGCTGCTCAACCCCTCCAAGTTCCACAAGAAGAAACACAAGCTGCTGCGGCAGGAGTACCTGGGCGGGGGCCGCTCGCCGGTTCTCTACCCGCCCATGGCGCCCGAGCTCTCCTTCGGCTGGcaccacaaacacaagcaccgGCACAAGCACCGCGAGCGCTGCGGCGGCCCCGACGAGCAGCTGGAGCGCGGCGGCAGCGCGGAGAGGGCCGAGCGGGCAGaacgaggagagaggggagacggCGTCGGGctgggcagaggagagagaggaggaggaggaggaggaggaggaggagcaggaggagcaggggGCATGGAGGCCCTGCAGCACTGTCGGTTTGGGAGAGACGGGTCGGCGGAGAGTGCCGGCAAGCCCACATCGTCGTCAGCGGCGGCGGCTTCAGCCAACTCTCCTTCGTCGTCTTCCTCATCCTCGGCCGAGCGCTACAAGAGGAAGGAGGCGTCGGCGTCGTGCCTGGGCCCCTCACGCCTGGCGCTGGGCAGTCGCGGCCACACGTCAGCCGACTCCTGGTTCCGAGTGGGCACCGCGGAGGCCGACTACGGCAAACTGTCGCACCACTCTGCCGGTCAGCCCGGCGCCTTCTCCGACGGACACGCTGCCCAGCCTATCGGCTGCTCGGACAGCGAGGAGGACGAGGGCCTCTCCCCGGCGGAGGACGACGCTGAGCCGCCGAGCGCTCAGCACACCAACTTGTTCGCCTCGGCACTCACCAGGAGCTCGATGCGTCCGGGTCGTGGCCGGAGGCCCGCCTCCTCGGACGGCGGTGGCGGCGGCCTTGCGCGATTGGACAGATCCCTCCGGAAGGACCGGTCCACCTCggcggagaggagagagacaggtgaGTTGTCCCAGCCTGTCTGTCCTCAACCTGTCTGTGTGGATGAAACTACCCGAGATGAAGAGGCGTCT CTGCTCTTGCAGCGTGTCCTGCGGAGTACTGTGTGGACGTCCAATGGCATGTGGCATGTGCCCGACACACGGTCACAGCTCCACTGTGGAGGCCTctacaccaccaccagcagcagcagctcccgcta TCAGG GAGGGATGCAGACTCGTGGTGCAAACCCCTCCGACTGCATGGACGCCGGCCTGTTATCtcgccaccaccacctccaccatcaccaccaccacccgcaCCACccgcaccaccaccagcaccaccagcaccaccagcagcagcagcagcagcagcagctctctctccacccctccctctctcacccccacTCAACCTCCATCTCCGGTCGACCCATCGGGCTGCCAACCAGCTCCAGCTGTTGCCGCGGCGACTCCTCTCCGTCTCGCCACGGCTCCTCGTCCTCGTCGAGCGGGCAGCGCGGCGCCCaggctccccctcctcctccaccgccACCACCGCCGCCCAAAAACAACCTGCACCACGTCAACAAGATCCTCCGCGCCAAGAAGCTGCAGCGCCAGGCGCGCACCGGCAACAACATGGTGAAGAAGCGCGGGCCCGGGCGCCCGCGAAAGTACCCGCTGCCCTCGCCGCCCCCCTCGCCCCCCCCTCCCGCTCCTCCGCCAGCGCTGGCCCACGCTCAGCCCGCCCATGGCCCGGAGCTGGCACGCCAGCGGGACAGAGAGCGGGCCGGCCGGGAGGCGGGGGACACGGTGACGGACGCCATCGAGTCGGTGGTGCAGCAGGGCCAGCAGCGGCGCCGCGGCCGCAAGCGCAAACgctgggaggaagaggagcgagatgaggaagaggaggaggaggcggcggcggccgaggaggaagaggacgcagCCGGAGAGGAAAGAGGcggagacgaggaggaggaggaggaggaggaggagggggaagaggaggaggaggagcaaacggcaggaagggaggaagaggcGGGGGCTAGCAGAGCGCGAGCAGGACCAGGAGGagcagggggagggcgaggatGGCTCACCCAGGAGGAGATGCACTGTTTTCGCAG CGCGCTGGAGAGGAAACCTGAAGGTCAGGCCTCCGTCGCGGAAGGCCCTAGCCCCGCCCCTGCTCCCGCCCCCGTAGAACAGGCCCCACCCACCGCTGTGCCCACCCAACGGGAGAAGAGAGCCTCCAGACCGCCCAAGAAGAAGTTCCAGAAGGCGGGGCTTTATTCGGATGTGTACAAAACTGAAGA tCCACGCAGTCAGCTGCTGCAGCTGAAGAAAGAAAAACTGGAGTATATTCCAGGAGAACATGAGTATGGCCTTTTCCCTGCGCCTATCCACGTCG GGAAGTACCTGAGACTTAAGCGCATTGACTTCCAGTTGCCTTATGACATCCTGTGGCTGTGGAAACACGATCAG ctctatAAGAGACCTGATGTCCCACTCTACAAGAAGATCCGATCCA ATGTGTATGTGGACGTGAAGCCTCTGTCGGGGTACGAGGCCACCACCTGTAACTGCCGTGCCCCGGAGGACCACGCCGAGAAGGGCTGTCAGGACGACTGCCTGAacag GATGATCTTTGCGGAGTGTTCCCAGGGCACGTGTCCCTGCGGGGACCAGTGTGATAACCAGCACATCCAGCGGCACGAGTGGGTGCAGTGCCTGGAGCGCTTCCGTGCCGAGGGCAAGGGCTGGGGCATCCGCACCAAAGAGTCGCTGCGCGCGGGCCAGTTCATCATCGAGTACCTGGGCGAGGTGGTCAGCGAGCACGAGTtcag gAACCGTATGATGGAGCAGTACTTTTCCCACAGTGGTCACTACTGCCTTAATCTGGACAGTGGCATGGTGATTGACAGCTACCGCATGGGCAACGAGGCCCGCTTCATCAACCACAGCTGCGAGCCTAACTGTGAGATGCAGAAATG GTCGGTGAATGGCGTGTACCGGATTGGACTGTTTGCACTTAAAGATATGCCCAGTGGCACGGAACTCACTTACGACTACAACTTTCACTCCTTTAACACTGAGGAAcag CAAGCGTGTAAGTGCGGCTCGGAGGAGTGCCGCGGCATCATCGGCGGGAAGAGCCAGCGAATCAACGGCCTCCCTCCCAAGGCCAGCGGCTCAGGGGCCGGAGCTCGGAGGCTGGGGAGGTTCAAGGAGAAGCGCAAGTCAAAACACCAACTCAAGAAACgg GAGGAAGAGTCGAGTGACAGCAGCAAGTTTTATCCTCACTTACTCATGAAGCCTATGTCCAACAGAGAGAG gaaCTTTGTACTGAAGCACCGCGTGTTCCTCCTGCGGAACTGGGAGCGCATGCGTGAGAAGCAGGAGATgctgaagagggagggagagcgtgAGCGCGAGAGGGACAACAGTAGCCTCTCCGCATACACGCGCTGGGGCGGCGTCATCCGCGACGACGGCAACATcaagtcag atgtgtTCCTGACGCAGTTCTCTGCGCTGCAAACCTCCCGCTCGGTGCGGACGCGACGGCTGGCGGCAGCCGAGGAGAACACCGAGGTCACCCGCACTGCCCGGCTGGCCCACATCTTCAAGGAGATCTGTGACATGATCACCAGCTACAAGG ACTCTGCAGGTCAAACACTAGCTGCTCCTCTGCTAAACCTACCCTCAAGGAAAAG gAACACGCAGTACTATGAGAAGGTGTCTGACCCGCTGGACTTGAGCACCATAGAGAAGCAGATTCTAACGGGTCATTATAAAACCGTGGAGGCCTTCGACTCGGACATGCTCAAGGTGTTCCGCAATGCAGAG AAGTATTACGGGCGCAAGTCGGCGGTGGGCCGCGACGTCTGTCGGCTCAGGAAGGCGTACTACGGCGCTCGGCACGAGGCGGCCGTCCAGATCGACGAGATCGTCGGCGAGACGGCCAGCGAGGCCGACAGCTCCGACTCGCTGGAGCGGGACCACgcccatcaccaccatcaccacggcAGCGCCGGCAGCCACGACAAGGACGACGACATCATCCGCTGCATCTGCGGGATGTACAAGGACGAGGGCCTGATGATCCAGTGCGAGAAGTGCATG gtgtggCAGCACTGTGACTGTATGCGTCTGGAGGCCGAGGTGGAACACTACCTGTGTGAGCAGTGTGACCCCCGCCCTGTGGACCGG GAGGTACCCATGGTGCCTCAGCCCAGCTACGCCCAGGCTGGCTCCATCTATTACATCTGCCTACTCAGAGATGACCTGCTGCTACACCAAG gggactGCGTGTACTTGATGAGGGACAGCAAGCGGACGCCAGAAGGTCAGCCTGTACGACAGTCCTACCGGCTCCTATCTCACATCAACAGAGAGAAGCTGGACATCTTCCGCATCGAGAAGCTCTGGAAGAACGAAAA aggggaACGGTTTGCCTTCGGACATCACTACTTCCGACCGCACGAGACGCACCACTCTCCGTCGCGGAGGTTCTACCAGAACGAGCTCTTCAGGGTGCCACTGTACGAGATCATCCCTCTGGAGGCAGTGGTGGGCCCCTGCTGCGTGCTGGACCTCTACACCTACtgcaaag GGAGACCCAAGGGCGTGAAGGAGCAGGATGTATACATCTGTGACTACCGGCTGGACAAGTCCGCACACCTCTTCTACAAGATCCACCGCAACCGCTACCCCGTGTGCACCAAACCGTACGCCTTCAACCACTTCCCCAAGCGGCTGGCACCCAAGAGGGACTTCTCT cCCCACTATGTCCCAGACAACTACAAGCGCAACGGCGGCCGCTCAGCCTGGAAGAGCGAGCGGCCGAAAGGACCGACACCCTGCGAGGACGAGGACCGGGGCTCCG
- the rnf115b gene encoding E3 ubiquitin-protein ligase RNF115 isoform X2, whose product MEFVCPTCESGFIEEVTEGSSLLATGDTTEANDDDDVGSQFTELWQLLFMERSALLNDPTSAELLPSREEGALEGAGQGTQAETSSLSAAPTEVEPLAQQDADTQQRSRARPERAPAMEGIVQQFLAGLFANNGNPSSATSSWSLHSNPGDYAWGQGGLDTVITQLLGQLENTGPPPAEKEMISSLPTVAVSQEQAACRLECPVCREEYEADENVRQLPCLHYFHSDCIVPWLQMHDTCPVCRKSLNGEDYSLLPEPLAQVPEPSPVAAEPQGGTAL is encoded by the exons ATG gagttTGTTTGTCCCACGTGTGAGTCTGGATTTATCGAGGAAGTGACGGAGGGGTCAAG TCTCTTGGCAACTGGAGACACCACTGAAGccaacgatgatgatgatgtcggCTCCCAGTTTACAGAG CTGTGGCAGCTGCTCTTCATGGAGCGCTCTGCCCTCCTCAACGACCCCACAAGTGCTGAGCTGCTCCCCAGCAGAGAGGAGGGTGCTCTGGAGGGAGCCGGCCAGGGGACCCAGGCAGAGACATCATCACTCTCCGCAGCACCCACAGAAGTAGAGCCTCTGGCTCAGCAGGACGCCGACACGCAGCAGAGGTCACGGGCCCGGCCGGAGAGGGCGCCGGCGATGGAAGG GATTGTACAGCAGTTTCTGGCTGGTTTGTTTGCCAACAACGGAAACCCAAGTTCTGCAACATCTTCATG GTCTCTGCACTCAAACCCAGGGGACTACGCATGGGGTCAGGGTGGCTTAGATACCGTCATTACACAG TTGTTAGGTCAATTAGAGAACACGGGCCCTCCGCCTGCCGAGAAAGAGATGATCTCATCGCTCCCTACCGTAGCTGTTTCTCAGGAACAGGCTG CGTGCCGACTTGAGTGCCCGGTGTGCCGGGAGGAGTACGAGGCTGACGAGAACGTCCGGCAGCTGCCCTGCCTGCACTATTTCCATAGCGACTGCATTGTGCCGTGGTTACAGATG CACGACACATGTCCAGTATGCCGTAAGAGTCTGAACGGGGAAGACTACAGTTTACTGCCAGAGCCCCTTGCCCAGGTCCCAGAGCCTAGCCCTGTCGCTGCTGAACCCCAGGGAGGGACAGCCCTTTGA
- the rnf115b gene encoding E3 ubiquitin-protein ligase RNF115 isoform X1 — translation MAEAATVPRQRFYCHCCKSEIDPKLPEFVCPTCESGFIEEVTEGSSLLATGDTTEANDDDDVGSQFTELWQLLFMERSALLNDPTSAELLPSREEGALEGAGQGTQAETSSLSAAPTEVEPLAQQDADTQQRSRARPERAPAMEGIVQQFLAGLFANNGNPSSATSSWSLHSNPGDYAWGQGGLDTVITQLLGQLENTGPPPAEKEMISSLPTVAVSQEQAACRLECPVCREEYEADENVRQLPCLHYFHSDCIVPWLQMHDTCPVCRKSLNGEDYSLLPEPLAQVPEPSPVAAEPQGGTAL, via the exons ATGGCGGAGGCTGCGACGGTTCCCCGGCAGCGTTTCTACTGTCACTGCTGTAAAAGTGAAATCGATCCTAAACTCCCG gagttTGTTTGTCCCACGTGTGAGTCTGGATTTATCGAGGAAGTGACGGAGGGGTCAAG TCTCTTGGCAACTGGAGACACCACTGAAGccaacgatgatgatgatgtcggCTCCCAGTTTACAGAG CTGTGGCAGCTGCTCTTCATGGAGCGCTCTGCCCTCCTCAACGACCCCACAAGTGCTGAGCTGCTCCCCAGCAGAGAGGAGGGTGCTCTGGAGGGAGCCGGCCAGGGGACCCAGGCAGAGACATCATCACTCTCCGCAGCACCCACAGAAGTAGAGCCTCTGGCTCAGCAGGACGCCGACACGCAGCAGAGGTCACGGGCCCGGCCGGAGAGGGCGCCGGCGATGGAAGG GATTGTACAGCAGTTTCTGGCTGGTTTGTTTGCCAACAACGGAAACCCAAGTTCTGCAACATCTTCATG GTCTCTGCACTCAAACCCAGGGGACTACGCATGGGGTCAGGGTGGCTTAGATACCGTCATTACACAG TTGTTAGGTCAATTAGAGAACACGGGCCCTCCGCCTGCCGAGAAAGAGATGATCTCATCGCTCCCTACCGTAGCTGTTTCTCAGGAACAGGCTG CGTGCCGACTTGAGTGCCCGGTGTGCCGGGAGGAGTACGAGGCTGACGAGAACGTCCGGCAGCTGCCCTGCCTGCACTATTTCCATAGCGACTGCATTGTGCCGTGGTTACAGATG CACGACACATGTCCAGTATGCCGTAAGAGTCTGAACGGGGAAGACTACAGTTTACTGCCAGAGCCCCTTGCCCAGGTCCCAGAGCCTAGCCCTGTCGCTGCTGAACCCCAGGGAGGGACAGCCCTTTGA